Proteins found in one Streptomyces sp. CB09001 genomic segment:
- a CDS encoding menaquinone biosynthesis protein, whose product MDNSRTRPRVGHIQFLNCLPLYWGLARTGTLLDFELTKDTPEKLSEQLVRGDLDIGPVTLVEFLKNADDLVAFPDIAVGCDGPVMSCVIVSQVPLDRLDGARVALGSTSRTSVRLAQLLLAERFGVQPDYYTCPPDLSLMMQEADAAVLIGDAALRANMIDGPRYGLDVHDLGALWKEWTGLPFVFAVWAARRDYAEREPDITRKVHEAFLASRNLSLEEVEKVAEQAARWEAFDEDTLAKYFTTLDFRFGAPQLEAVTEFARRVGPTTGFPADVKVELLDTP is encoded by the coding sequence GTGGACAATTCTCGCACCCGGCCGCGTGTCGGCCACATCCAGTTCCTGAACTGCCTGCCCCTGTACTGGGGGCTCGCGAGAACAGGCACGCTCCTCGACTTCGAGCTGACGAAGGACACCCCGGAGAAGCTCAGCGAGCAGCTGGTGCGCGGCGATCTCGACATCGGTCCCGTCACCCTGGTCGAATTCCTCAAGAACGCCGACGACCTCGTCGCCTTCCCCGACATCGCCGTCGGCTGCGACGGCCCCGTGATGTCGTGCGTGATCGTCTCCCAGGTCCCGCTGGACCGCCTGGACGGCGCCCGGGTCGCCCTCGGGTCGACCTCACGCACCTCCGTACGCCTCGCCCAGCTGCTCCTGGCGGAACGGTTCGGTGTCCAGCCGGACTACTACACCTGCCCGCCGGACCTGAGCCTGATGATGCAGGAGGCCGACGCGGCCGTCCTCATCGGGGACGCGGCCCTGCGCGCCAACATGATCGACGGCCCGCGCTACGGCCTCGACGTGCACGACCTGGGCGCCCTGTGGAAGGAGTGGACGGGCCTGCCGTTCGTCTTCGCGGTCTGGGCGGCCCGGCGCGACTACGCGGAGCGCGAGCCGGACATCACCCGCAAGGTGCACGAGGCCTTCCTCGCCTCCCGGAACCTCTCCCTTGAGGAAGTGGAGAAGGTCGCGGAGCAGGCCGCCCGCTGGGAGGCCTTCGACGAGGACACCCTGGCGAAGTACTTCACCACCCTCGACTTCCGCTTCGGCGCCCCGCAGCTGGAGGCGGTCACCGAGTTCGCCCGCCGCGTCGGCCCCACCACGGGCTTCCCGGCGGACGTGAAGGTGGAGCTGCTCGACACCCCCTGA
- a CDS encoding cold-shock protein, giving the protein MATGTVKWFNAEKGFGFIAQEGGGPDVFVHYSAINAQGFRSLEENQQVSFDVTQGPKGPQAENVTPV; this is encoded by the coding sequence ATGGCTACCGGAACCGTGAAGTGGTTCAACGCCGAAAAGGGCTTTGGTTTCATCGCCCAGGAAGGCGGCGGCCCGGACGTCTTCGTCCACTACTCCGCGATCAACGCTCAGGGATTCCGTTCCCTCGAGGAGAACCAGCAGGTGTCCTTCGACGTCACGCAGGGCCCCAAGGGTCCGCAGGCGGAGAATGTCACTCCTGTCTGA
- a CDS encoding serine/threonine-protein kinase: protein MRPLEVDEPTVVGPYRLLGRLGSGGMGRVYLGRSAGGRTVAVKIVHPHFALDEEFRARFRREVAAARRVGGAWTAPVLDADPEARVPWVATAYAAGPSLTAAVAEGGPLPAHSVRALGAGLGEALAAVHELGLVHRDVKPSNVLLTLDGPLLIDFGIARATEGTASLTSKGVSIGSPGYMSPEQILGKGVTGAADVFSLGAVLAYATTGQPPFPGDSSAALLYKVVHEEPSLDGLDGELRELVASCLAKDPAARPVPAEVARRLAPEGAARLVTGGWLPGALVERVSRSAVRLLNLEAAETGPGAVAGEASGPGAGEASGPVGFSRPSVTAGGDNGTGAPRGPEDRAAPTPAGASGTFGPPPVMPTPTAPSTPLPPPPPPPPASSSFVPGARGPEQPGGDAGAGPLAPGTGQGTGPGTGYPPGRLALSVAATSTQGAQGRGRRISCTVALAVAGALAAVTVGSVFVLDLLPGSGNDAHNAGGNEASHDPPAATPGGLPARYLGTWEGQAAALNGKLPLGTFRITIKQAKIGQELGRLRQTDALGGVCVDVITLKKVTQKQIVAGSVGAEGNHDGCNPAPTTVTFTPVGDDLDYASKSEESGRPKARLSKIK, encoded by the coding sequence ATGCGGCCGCTCGAAGTCGACGAACCCACCGTCGTGGGGCCCTACCGGCTGCTCGGCCGGCTCGGCTCCGGCGGCATGGGCCGGGTCTACCTGGGCCGCAGTGCGGGCGGCCGCACGGTCGCGGTGAAGATCGTGCACCCGCACTTCGCGCTGGACGAGGAGTTCCGGGCCCGGTTCCGGCGCGAGGTGGCCGCCGCGCGCCGGGTCGGCGGCGCCTGGACCGCGCCCGTACTGGACGCCGACCCCGAGGCACGCGTCCCGTGGGTCGCCACGGCGTACGCGGCCGGCCCGTCCCTGACGGCGGCCGTCGCGGAGGGCGGCCCGCTGCCCGCCCACTCGGTACGGGCGCTCGGCGCGGGCCTCGGCGAGGCGCTGGCGGCCGTGCACGAACTGGGCCTCGTCCACCGTGACGTGAAGCCGTCCAACGTCCTCCTCACCCTCGACGGCCCCCTCCTGATCGACTTCGGCATCGCCCGCGCCACGGAGGGCACGGCTTCCCTGACCTCGAAGGGCGTGTCCATCGGTTCCCCCGGCTACATGTCACCCGAGCAGATCCTCGGCAAGGGAGTGACCGGCGCGGCGGACGTCTTCTCGCTGGGCGCCGTGCTGGCGTACGCGACGACGGGGCAGCCGCCCTTCCCGGGCGACTCCTCGGCCGCGCTCCTCTACAAGGTCGTCCACGAGGAGCCGAGCCTCGACGGCCTGGACGGGGAACTGCGCGAGCTGGTCGCCTCCTGCCTGGCCAAGGACCCGGCCGCCCGTCCGGTCCCCGCCGAGGTGGCCCGGCGGCTGGCCCCCGAGGGCGCGGCCCGCCTGGTGACCGGCGGCTGGCTGCCGGGGGCGCTGGTGGAGCGGGTCAGCCGCAGCGCCGTACGGCTGCTGAACCTGGAGGCGGCGGAGACGGGGCCGGGGGCGGTCGCGGGGGAGGCGTCGGGCCCGGGGGCGGGGGAGGCGTCGGGCCCGGTGGGCTTCAGCCGGCCGTCGGTCACGGCGGGCGGGGATAACGGGACGGGCGCTCCGCGGGGACCGGAGGACCGGGCGGCACCCACGCCCGCCGGTGCCTCCGGCACCTTCGGTCCTCCCCCGGTGATGCCGACACCCACGGCGCCCTCGACGCCACTCCCACCGCCACCGCCACCGCCACCGGCCTCCTCCTCATTCGTCCCCGGCGCGAGGGGCCCGGAGCAGCCGGGCGGCGATGCGGGCGCCGGGCCCCTCGCGCCGGGGACCGGGCAGGGTACGGGCCCGGGCACGGGGTACCCGCCCGGCAGGCTCGCGCTCTCCGTCGCGGCGACCTCGACGCAGGGCGCCCAGGGACGCGGCCGCCGGATCAGCTGCACCGTGGCACTGGCGGTGGCGGGCGCGCTGGCGGCGGTGACGGTGGGGTCGGTGTTCGTCCTGGACCTGCTGCCGGGCTCGGGCAACGACGCGCACAACGCGGGCGGCAACGAGGCCTCCCACGATCCCCCGGCCGCCACCCCCGGCGGGCTGCCCGCGCGCTACCTCGGCACCTGGGAGGGCCAGGCCGCCGCCCTGAACGGCAAGCTGCCGCTGGGCACCTTCCGGATCACCATCAAGCAGGCGAAAATCGGCCAGGAACTGGGCAGGCTCCGCCAGACCGACGCGCTGGGCGGTGTCTGCGTCGACGTGATCACCCTCAAGAAGGTGACGCAGAAGCAGATCGTCGCCGGGTCCGTCGGCGC